In Vibrio sp. 10N, the following proteins share a genomic window:
- the dusC gene encoding tRNA dihydrouridine(16) synthase DusC — protein sequence MRVVLGPMEGVLDHLMREILTEINDYDLCVTEFVRVVDQALPDHVFYRLCPELAQGSMTKSGTPVHIQLLGQDPRWMAENAVKAASLGAKGIDLNFGCPAKLVNKSKGGAALLQHPELIHNVVKACREAVDPSIPVTAKIRLGWENPDDCFEIVDAIEQAGANELTVHARTKTGGYKASEIKWEYINAIRSKTNLPLIANGEIWNYADGQRCIDTTGVDSLMVCRGAFNVPNLGNVVKHNHTVMPWHEVVELLLVYSTYEIKGDKGLYYPNRVKQWFSYLRQQYPQAAELFREIRTFNKAAPIVEHIQQYRDKMLATLPQ from the coding sequence ATGCGTGTTGTTTTGGGCCCAATGGAGGGTGTGTTAGATCATTTAATGCGAGAAATTCTTACTGAGATCAACGACTACGATCTTTGTGTCACTGAATTTGTTCGCGTTGTTGACCAAGCTTTGCCTGATCACGTGTTCTATCGCCTATGTCCTGAACTGGCTCAGGGTTCAATGACCAAGTCCGGCACTCCCGTTCATATTCAGCTTCTTGGCCAAGATCCCCGTTGGATGGCAGAAAACGCTGTTAAGGCAGCGTCCCTTGGCGCGAAAGGGATTGACTTAAACTTTGGCTGTCCAGCCAAATTGGTCAACAAGAGCAAAGGTGGCGCGGCGCTACTGCAACACCCAGAGCTCATCCATAATGTGGTTAAAGCCTGTCGCGAAGCTGTAGACCCTTCTATTCCCGTTACGGCTAAGATTCGTTTGGGCTGGGAAAACCCAGACGACTGCTTTGAAATTGTCGATGCGATTGAGCAAGCGGGCGCTAATGAGCTCACGGTGCACGCGCGCACCAAAACTGGCGGTTATAAAGCTAGCGAGATCAAGTGGGAATACATCAATGCGATTCGCAGCAAAACCAACTTGCCTCTGATCGCGAATGGTGAGATTTGGAACTACGCCGATGGCCAGCGCTGCATTGACACCACGGGCGTGGATTCTTTGATGGTGTGCCGCGGCGCGTTCAACGTGCCAAACCTCGGTAACGTGGTCAAACACAACCATACGGTAATGCCTTGGCATGAAGTGGTTGAGCTGCTTTTGGTCTATTCAACCTATGAAATCAAAGGCGATAAAGGACTCTACTATCCAAACCGCGTGAAGCAGTGGTTCTCGTATCTTCGTCAGCAATATCCGCAAGCCGCTGAGCTATTTCGTGAGATCCGCACCTTTAACAAAGCGGCACCGATTGTCGAACATATCCAGCAGTACCGCGACAAGATGCTCGCCACCTTGCCGCAGTAA
- the fadR gene encoding fatty acid metabolism transcriptional regulator FadR: MVIKAKSPAGFAEKYIIESIWNGRFPPGSILPAERELSELIGVTRTTLREVLQRLARDGWLTIQHGKPTKVNQFMETSGLHILDTLMTLDADNATSIVEDLLAARTNISPIFMRYAFKANKENAERTIEGIIESCESLLNAESWDAFIESSPYADKLKAHVKDDGDKDEAARQASLIAQTFNFYDYSLFQRLAFHSGNQIYGLIFNGLKKLYDRVGSYYFSNPEARTLALNFYKELLEVCRTGDRDRLPNAIRQYGMESGQIWTQMKTTLPSNFTEDDS; encoded by the coding sequence ATGGTAATAAAGGCGAAGAGCCCAGCAGGGTTCGCTGAAAAGTATATTATTGAGAGTATCTGGAATGGCCGTTTTCCTCCAGGCTCAATTCTCCCGGCTGAGCGAGAGCTGTCAGAACTCATTGGGGTCACACGAACTACGCTACGAGAAGTGTTGCAGCGACTTGCGCGTGATGGCTGGTTAACTATCCAACATGGTAAACCGACCAAAGTAAACCAATTTATGGAGACCTCTGGCCTACATATTTTGGATACGCTGATGACGTTGGATGCGGATAACGCAACATCAATCGTTGAAGACTTGCTCGCTGCTCGTACTAATATCAGTCCGATTTTCATGCGTTACGCATTCAAAGCGAATAAAGAAAATGCTGAACGTACTATCGAAGGCATTATCGAATCGTGTGAAAGCTTGCTAAATGCAGAGTCTTGGGACGCGTTCATTGAATCATCACCGTATGCCGATAAACTCAAGGCACACGTTAAAGACGATGGCGATAAAGACGAAGCGGCGCGCCAAGCATCGCTGATCGCTCAAACCTTTAATTTCTACGACTACTCGTTGTTCCAGCGTTTGGCATTCCACTCTGGAAACCAAATCTACGGTTTGATCTTCAATGGTCTGAAGAAACTGTATGACCGTGTCGGTTCTTACTACTTCTCAAACCCAGAAGCACGTACTTTGGCACTTAACTTCTACAAAGAGCTGCTAGAGGTATGTCGCACGGGTGATCGTGACCGACTGCCTAACGCTATTCGTCAATACGGTATGGAAAGTGGCCAAATCTGGACCCAGATGAAGACCACACTGCCGAGCAACTTTACAGAAGACGACAGCTAA
- the apbC gene encoding iron-sulfur cluster carrier protein ApbC, with protein sequence MRTFESKQDFCQWLGEFSDSNLKLGWSEVPDVVKVAASGEFQIALPFANLSAREALASWIEGKQASGEVAQFPFSVSVSTKALETTVATEIKGVKNVIAVTSAKGGVGKSTTAVNLALAISQLGAKVGILDADVYGPSIPIMLGQIDAHPEVRDGKWMQPVPAHGIYTQSIGYLMSTDDAAIWRGPMASKALAQLLNETEWPDLDYLVIDMPPGTGDIQLTLSQQIPVTGALIVTTPQDLALADAIKGAAMFEKVSVPVVGIVENMSYHICSQCGSKEHIFGAGGAEWMASKFGLNLLGQVPLHIDIRESIDNGAPTVVSNPDSEHAIIYRELAERVCSDLFWGGKAKPDSILFKMVE encoded by the coding sequence ATGCGCACGTTCGAATCGAAACAAGATTTTTGCCAATGGCTAGGGGAGTTTAGTGATTCAAATCTTAAGCTTGGGTGGAGTGAAGTCCCTGATGTGGTTAAGGTTGCAGCCTCGGGTGAGTTTCAAATTGCTCTGCCGTTTGCCAACCTCTCGGCGCGAGAGGCATTAGCTAGCTGGATTGAAGGCAAACAAGCTTCTGGCGAAGTCGCTCAGTTTCCTTTCTCAGTCTCTGTCAGTACCAAAGCACTTGAAACTACAGTGGCGACGGAAATCAAAGGTGTGAAAAACGTCATTGCGGTGACCTCTGCCAAAGGCGGGGTAGGCAAATCGACCACCGCAGTTAATCTTGCATTGGCGATCAGTCAGCTAGGCGCAAAAGTGGGTATTTTAGATGCCGATGTATACGGCCCATCAATTCCTATCATGCTCGGCCAAATCGATGCGCACCCAGAAGTGCGTGATGGCAAGTGGATGCAACCCGTACCTGCTCATGGTATTTACACGCAATCCATCGGATACTTGATGAGTACTGATGACGCGGCCATTTGGCGCGGCCCTATGGCGTCCAAAGCGTTGGCTCAGCTTCTTAATGAAACGGAATGGCCAGATTTAGATTACTTGGTTATTGATATGCCGCCGGGCACAGGCGATATTCAATTGACCCTATCACAGCAAATACCGGTAACCGGCGCACTTATCGTGACCACGCCGCAAGACCTTGCTTTGGCTGATGCGATTAAAGGCGCTGCGATGTTCGAGAAAGTCTCGGTACCTGTAGTTGGTATTGTTGAGAATATGAGCTATCACATCTGTAGCCAATGTGGTTCGAAAGAGCATATCTTCGGTGCGGGTGGTGCTGAGTGGATGGCGTCGAAGTTTGGGCTTAATTTGCTTGGTCAAGTGCCGCTTCATATCGACATTCGTGAGTCGATTGATAATGGTGCTCCAACGGTGGTGTCAAACCCAGATAGTGAACACGCAATTATCTATCGAGAGCTTGCAGAAAGAGTTTGCTCGGATCTATTTTGGGGCGGCAAAGCGAAACCAGACTCAATCTTGTTTAAGATGGTCGAATAA
- the udk gene encoding uridine kinase yields the protein MSDNNQCVIVGIAGASASGKSLIASTIYNELREKVGDHQIGVITEDCYYNDQSHLSMEERVKTNYDHPNALDHDLLCEHLEQLINGEAVEVPEYSYTEHTRTENSTTMTPKKVIILEGILLLTDPRLRKLMHATVFMDTPLDICLLRRVKRDVEERGRTMESVLTQYQSTVRPMFMQFIEPSKQHADIIVPRGGKNRIAIDVLKAHIAKLLRA from the coding sequence ATGTCTGATAATAATCAATGTGTCATCGTCGGTATCGCTGGCGCTTCTGCTTCTGGAAAAAGCCTCATTGCGAGCACTATCTATAACGAACTTCGCGAGAAGGTTGGCGATCATCAAATCGGTGTCATCACGGAAGATTGTTACTACAACGATCAAAGTCACTTGAGCATGGAAGAGCGTGTTAAAACGAACTACGACCACCCAAATGCCCTTGACCACGATCTGCTTTGCGAACACCTAGAGCAACTGATCAATGGTGAAGCGGTTGAAGTGCCAGAGTACAGCTACACCGAGCACACTCGTACAGAAAACAGCACCACGATGACACCAAAGAAAGTGATCATCCTTGAAGGTATTCTTCTGCTGACAGATCCTCGCCTACGTAAACTGATGCACGCGACCGTATTTATGGATACGCCGCTTGATATCTGTCTACTGCGCCGCGTTAAGCGTGATGTTGAAGAACGTGGTCGTACAATGGAATCTGTGCTGACTCAGTACCAATCGACAGTTCGTCCTATGTTTATGCAGTTCATTGAACCATCAAAGCAACACGCGGACATTATTGTCCCACGTGGCGGTAAAAACCGTATCGCAATCGACGTGTTAAAAGCGCACATCGCTAAGTTACTTCGTGCATAA
- the nhaB gene encoding Na(+)/H(+) antiporter NhaB yields MPMSLGNAFIKNFLGKAPDWYKLAIISFLIINPIVFFLVDPFVAGWLLVVEFIFTLAMALKCYPLQPGGLLAIEAVAMGMTSPDMVMHELINNIEVLLLLVFMVAGIYFMKQLLLFIFTKILLGIRSKAVLSLAFCFAAAFLSAFLDALTVIAVVISVSVGFYSIYHKVASGKTYGSSHDHTHDGEITDLTRDDLEDYRAFLRSLLMHAGVGTALGGVMTMVGEPQNLIIAGQAGWEFGEFIIRMLPVTGPVLVCGLATCFLVEKMGVFGYGAKLPENVRNILIEFDREERKSRTKQDIAKLWIQGAIAVWLIVALAMHLAAVGLIGLSVIVLATAFTGVIEEHSMGKAFEEALPFTALLAVFFSIVAVIVDQGLFKPIIDAVLHIEDKGTQLALFYVANGLLSMVSDNVFVGTVYINEVKTALIEGVITRDQFDLLGVAINTGTNLPSVATPNGQAAFLFLLTSALAPLIRLSYGRMVIMALPYTIVLSIVGLLGIIYLVEPMTAWFYEAGWIVEHTGAVVESAISSGH; encoded by the coding sequence ATGCCGATGTCTCTTGGAAATGCGTTTATCAAGAACTTTCTTGGTAAAGCACCCGATTGGTATAAACTAGCCATCATCTCGTTCCTAATTATCAACCCTATTGTTTTCTTCCTCGTTGACCCGTTTGTTGCAGGTTGGCTACTTGTGGTGGAATTCATCTTCACCCTAGCTATGGCACTTAAGTGCTACCCGCTACAACCTGGTGGCCTTCTCGCCATTGAAGCGGTTGCGATGGGAATGACTAGCCCAGACATGGTTATGCATGAGCTTATCAACAACATTGAAGTGTTGTTGCTTCTAGTGTTCATGGTTGCCGGTATCTACTTTATGAAGCAGCTTCTGCTGTTTATCTTTACTAAGATACTGCTTGGCATTCGCTCAAAAGCGGTGCTCTCTCTGGCCTTCTGTTTTGCAGCAGCATTCCTATCCGCATTCCTAGATGCACTAACGGTTATTGCCGTGGTTATCAGCGTATCGGTTGGTTTCTACTCTATCTACCACAAAGTGGCATCAGGCAAGACCTACGGTTCATCTCACGACCACACTCATGACGGTGAAATCACCGATCTTACTCGTGACGACTTAGAAGATTACCGTGCATTCCTACGTTCACTCTTGATGCACGCAGGTGTCGGTACGGCGCTAGGTGGCGTAATGACTATGGTTGGTGAGCCTCAAAACCTGATTATCGCAGGCCAAGCGGGTTGGGAGTTTGGTGAGTTCATTATTCGTATGTTGCCAGTAACGGGCCCTGTTCTTGTCTGTGGCCTAGCAACCTGTTTTCTTGTTGAGAAAATGGGGGTATTTGGCTACGGTGCAAAACTGCCCGAAAACGTTCGCAACATCCTAATTGAGTTCGACCGTGAAGAGCGTAAATCACGCACTAAGCAAGATATCGCGAAACTTTGGATCCAAGGCGCGATTGCAGTTTGGCTGATTGTCGCTTTGGCAATGCACCTTGCAGCGGTTGGTCTAATTGGTCTATCCGTTATCGTTCTAGCAACGGCATTCACAGGTGTTATCGAAGAACACTCAATGGGTAAAGCGTTTGAAGAAGCGCTGCCATTTACTGCCCTGCTTGCCGTATTCTTCTCGATCGTTGCTGTGATTGTCGACCAAGGTCTATTTAAACCAATCATTGATGCGGTACTACACATTGAAGACAAAGGCACTCAGCTTGCCCTGTTCTATGTGGCAAACGGTCTGCTATCGATGGTATCGGATAACGTATTCGTTGGTACGGTATACATCAATGAAGTGAAAACAGCATTGATTGAAGGCGTGATCACTCGTGACCAATTCGACCTTCTGGGTGTGGCTATCAATACTGGTACTAACCTACCATCAGTAGCAACGCCAAATGGTCAAGCGGCGTTCCTATTCCTACTGACTTCAGCATTGGCACCGCTTATCCGCCTTTCTTACGGTCGCATGGTTATCATGGCACTGCCATACACCATCGTACTGTCAATTGTAGGTCTACTTGGCATCATCTACTTGGTTGAGCCTATGACTGCATGGTTCTATGAAGCGGGTTGGATTGTCGAGCACACTGGTGCCGTAGTTGAGAGCGCTATCTCATCTGGACACTAA
- the dsbB gene encoding disulfide bond formation protein DsbB, with the protein MTLLANIKAFSQTRLSWGLLLLAIIFFELCALFFQHVMQLAPCVMCIYERVAMFGISGAALIGLINPQNTLLRWLGLGTWGASSIKGLTLSLEHVDYQFNPSPFKTCDLFVTFPDWAPLNEWAPWLFEAYGDCSKVVWQFLSLSMPQWLVIIFAGNLVALAIVVISQGAKVSSARTRGFE; encoded by the coding sequence GTGACACTTCTAGCCAACATTAAAGCATTTTCACAGACAAGACTGTCTTGGGGATTGCTGCTTCTAGCGATTATCTTCTTCGAACTCTGCGCCCTTTTCTTCCAGCATGTCATGCAGTTGGCACCTTGTGTTATGTGTATCTATGAACGGGTTGCGATGTTTGGCATCAGCGGAGCAGCATTAATTGGCCTGATTAATCCTCAGAACACCTTGTTGAGATGGCTTGGTTTAGGCACTTGGGGTGCTTCTTCCATCAAAGGTCTCACACTCTCACTTGAGCATGTAGACTATCAGTTCAACCCTTCCCCATTTAAGACCTGTGATTTGTTTGTTACTTTCCCGGATTGGGCACCGCTGAACGAGTGGGCACCGTGGCTGTTTGAAGCCTATGGAGATTGTTCGAAAGTGGTATGGCAGTTCTTGTCGCTATCCATGCCTCAATGGCTGGTGATCATTTTTGCGGGTAACTTGGTGGCGTTGGCTATTGTGGTGATTTCACAAGGTGCGAAGGTATCATCAGCGCGTACGCGTGGATTTGAATAG
- the metG gene encoding methionine--tRNA ligase, translating into MANDPRKLLVTCALPYANGSIHLGHMLEHIQADIWVRYQRLRGNVVNFICADDAHGTPIMLKAQQMGITPEEMIAAVSEEHQKDFAGFDISFDNYHSTHSDENRELASHIYLELKKNGFISSRTISQLFDPEKEMFLPDRFVKGTCPKCKSEDQYGDNCDNCGETYSPTELINPKSAVSGATPVMKDSEHFFFDLPQFESMLKEWTRSGSLQSETANKMQEWFESGLQQWDISRDAPYFGFEIPGEKNKFFYVWLDAPVGYMASFKNLCGKRDDLDFDEYWKKDSSTELYHFIGKDIVYFHSLFWPAMLEGSGFRKPNNVFVHGYVTVNGAKMSKSKGTFIKAATYLNHLDPECLRYYYAAKLNSRIDDLDLNLEDFTQRVNADVVNKIVNLASRNAGFISKRFEGKLSDNFAEPELYNEFVAAADRIAELYESREFGRAIREITALADKANQYVDEKAPWVVAKEEGKDQELQDICSVGINLFRVLMTYLKPVMPALAARTEAFLNETLTWEGIAAPLTGHEITKFKALFNRIDPKKVEAMIEASKEDAAAEVAAKEKAEAEKNKASQTELDKDPIADEIEFDDFAKVDMRIARIISCEEVPKANKLLKFQLDIGGETRQVFSGIKSAYKPEELEGKLTVMVANLKPRKMKFGMSEGMILAAGPGGSDLWILEPHDGAQPGMRVM; encoded by the coding sequence ATGGCAAACGATCCAAGAAAACTGTTGGTCACTTGTGCACTACCGTACGCTAACGGCTCTATCCACTTAGGTCATATGCTTGAGCATATCCAAGCGGATATTTGGGTGCGCTACCAACGTCTACGTGGCAACGTAGTAAACTTCATTTGTGCTGATGATGCTCACGGCACACCAATCATGCTGAAAGCTCAGCAGATGGGGATCACGCCGGAAGAAATGATCGCAGCAGTTAGCGAAGAGCACCAAAAAGACTTCGCTGGCTTTGATATCAGTTTCGATAACTACCACAGCACGCACTCAGATGAGAACCGCGAGTTGGCATCTCACATCTACCTTGAGCTGAAAAAGAATGGCTTCATTTCTAGCCGTACTATTTCTCAGCTGTTTGACCCAGAAAAAGAGATGTTCCTACCAGATCGCTTCGTTAAAGGTACTTGCCCGAAATGTAAGTCTGAAGATCAATACGGCGACAACTGTGACAACTGTGGTGAAACCTACAGCCCAACTGAACTGATTAATCCTAAATCAGCAGTATCTGGCGCGACGCCTGTAATGAAAGACTCTGAGCACTTCTTCTTCGACCTGCCTCAGTTTGAAAGCATGCTAAAAGAGTGGACTCGCTCTGGCTCGCTTCAATCAGAAACAGCGAACAAGATGCAAGAGTGGTTCGAGTCAGGTCTGCAGCAGTGGGATATCTCTCGCGATGCGCCTTACTTCGGTTTCGAAATCCCAGGCGAAAAGAACAAGTTCTTCTACGTTTGGCTAGATGCCCCTGTTGGCTACATGGCGTCATTCAAAAACCTGTGTGGCAAGCGTGACGATCTCGATTTCGACGAGTACTGGAAAAAAGACAGCTCGACTGAGCTTTACCACTTCATCGGTAAAGACATTGTTTACTTCCACAGCCTATTCTGGCCAGCAATGCTAGAAGGCAGCGGCTTCCGTAAGCCAAACAACGTATTCGTTCACGGCTACGTAACAGTAAACGGCGCGAAGATGTCTAAATCGAAAGGCACTTTCATCAAAGCGGCAACGTACCTTAACCACCTAGATCCTGAGTGTCTACGTTACTACTACGCTGCGAAGCTAAACAGCCGTATCGACGATCTAGACCTTAACCTTGAAGACTTCACGCAACGTGTTAACGCTGACGTCGTCAACAAGATTGTGAACCTAGCATCTCGTAACGCTGGTTTCATCAGCAAACGTTTCGAAGGCAAGCTTTCTGACAACTTTGCAGAGCCTGAGCTATACAACGAATTCGTTGCAGCCGCTGACCGCATCGCAGAGCTGTACGAGTCTCGTGAGTTTGGTCGTGCAATCCGTGAAATCACGGCACTGGCTGACAAAGCGAACCAGTACGTTGACGAGAAAGCACCTTGGGTTGTTGCTAAAGAAGAAGGCAAAGACCAAGAGCTTCAAGACATCTGCTCTGTGGGTATCAACCTGTTCCGCGTTCTGATGACTTACCTGAAGCCGGTTATGCCAGCTTTGGCTGCGCGTACAGAAGCATTCCTAAACGAAACGCTAACTTGGGAAGGTATTGCCGCGCCACTGACGGGTCATGAGATCACTAAGTTCAAGGCGCTGTTTAACCGTATCGATCCTAAGAAAGTGGAAGCGATGATCGAAGCTTCTAAAGAAGATGCAGCAGCAGAAGTCGCGGCGAAAGAAAAAGCGGAAGCAGAGAAGAACAAAGCAAGCCAAACTGAGCTTGATAAAGATCCTATCGCTGATGAGATCGAGTTTGACGACTTTGCCAAAGTAGACATGCGCATTGCTCGCATCATTTCTTGTGAAGAAGTGCCAAAAGCGAACAAGCTACTTAAGTTCCAGCTAGACATCGGTGGCGAAACTCGCCAAGTGTTCTCTGGTATTAAGTCGGCATACAAACCTGAAGAGCTAGAAGGTAAGCTGACCGTTATGGTAGCAAACCTCAAGCCTCGTAAGATGAAGTTTGGTATGTCTGAAGGCATGATCCTAGCCGCAGGCCCTGGTGGCAGCGACCTATGGATCCTTGAGCCACATGACGGTGCTCAGCCAGGCATGCGTGTGATGTAA
- a CDS encoding YecA/YgfB family protein yields the protein MKFIELPVDWTGESSAFIEGAILAANFAAEPLKPEAWLSSVIGEFTSEQETWVVEHLHAQYALLKTNQYALLALLDDNQERAADFAEGFMTVWPVVEVQWQGKALSDGTERMLQALLTALMLAMDEEQTHAQMREAGFEQLPTYADLAPQLDAMVNEVAMAADEMMIGHQSQTLNPFKDVGRNDACPCGSGNKFKKCCGK from the coding sequence ATGAAATTCATTGAGCTTCCTGTCGACTGGACAGGCGAATCTAGCGCGTTTATTGAAGGCGCAATCCTAGCGGCTAACTTTGCGGCTGAGCCGCTAAAACCAGAGGCTTGGTTATCTTCAGTAATCGGCGAATTCACATCAGAGCAAGAAACTTGGGTCGTTGAGCACCTACATGCTCAATATGCACTTCTTAAAACCAATCAATACGCATTGCTGGCTTTGCTTGATGATAACCAAGAGCGAGCGGCAGACTTTGCAGAAGGTTTCATGACGGTTTGGCCGGTCGTAGAGGTTCAATGGCAAGGCAAGGCTCTATCTGACGGTACTGAACGCATGCTTCAAGCTCTACTGACGGCGCTGATGCTAGCGATGGATGAAGAACAAACCCACGCTCAAATGCGTGAAGCAGGCTTTGAACAGTTGCCAACGTACGCAGATTTAGCGCCGCAACTTGATGCGATGGTGAATGAGGTGGCGATGGCGGCAGATGAGATGATGATTGGTCATCAATCGCAGACGCTAAACCCGTTTAAAGACGTAGGGCGTAATGATGCTTGCCCTTGTGGTAGTGGCAACAAGTTTAAGAAGTGCTGCGGCAAATAA
- the malZ gene encoding maltodextrin glucosidase gives MNQPLLYHSQTQDGVVREGDKLTIRLFSEQDKFESIQLRHEPDNEEYLIALSKVGTKGMLDIWQATLPLSADKDVTYYVFKALTATGQYWLDARGTHRRMPGREYHFKYNRADQPPSWVAEQVFYQIFPDRFCNGDPSIGVETGEYQYPNRNRESVKKQWGEPVGNHGNSGAVEFYGGDLAGIESKLDYLQDLGITTLYLNPIFTSYSNHKYDTVDYYSIDPKFGTNQQFADLADNLHRRGMKVVLDAVLNHTSVSHPWFDVLEESNGAYTSADSPYRDYYFFNGDSKQYVGWKGIDTLPVLNFHNEEVRDHIYRSEDSVIKHWLKPPYNIDGWRFDVIHMLGEGEGAANNAHYVRAFRESMKSVNPDSYMLGEHFFEATQWLQGDQEDGAMNYYGFAHPLRALLASKDIAFDPIEIDCHEFLNWLQEASAKVPWSNQLSQLNQLDSHDTERFITTLAGNENRLAIALQLLMTYVGTPCLYYGVEVGLEGTHDPDNRRCFPWERVETSSWLPYCKQLISLRRASKALQRGSFVPLHVDEFSLVFARQLDDEVVISGFNLGADVVQISLPVWKLGLERVSFECALTGSKSESLNGTLDVNIAAEGSLLLTC, from the coding sequence ATGAACCAGCCACTTTTATATCATTCACAAACCCAAGATGGGGTAGTGCGAGAAGGCGATAAGCTCACCATTCGCCTATTTTCTGAGCAAGACAAATTTGAATCGATTCAGCTTCGCCACGAGCCGGACAATGAAGAGTATCTAATCGCGCTTAGTAAGGTTGGTACCAAAGGCATGCTTGATATTTGGCAGGCAACATTACCACTCAGTGCGGACAAAGATGTCACCTATTATGTGTTCAAAGCGTTGACGGCTACAGGGCAATATTGGCTTGATGCGCGCGGCACTCACCGCCGCATGCCAGGGCGAGAGTATCATTTTAAGTATAATCGCGCAGACCAGCCACCAAGTTGGGTAGCCGAGCAAGTGTTCTATCAGATCTTCCCTGATCGTTTCTGTAATGGAGACCCTAGCATTGGCGTTGAGACAGGCGAGTACCAATACCCAAATCGCAATCGTGAGTCTGTGAAAAAGCAGTGGGGAGAGCCAGTGGGTAATCATGGTAACTCTGGGGCGGTTGAGTTTTATGGCGGTGACCTTGCTGGTATCGAATCAAAGCTGGATTATCTGCAAGATCTTGGTATCACGACGCTGTATCTCAACCCGATTTTTACCTCTTACAGTAATCACAAGTATGACACTGTGGACTACTATTCCATCGATCCAAAATTTGGCACCAATCAACAATTTGCAGACCTCGCCGACAACCTGCATCGAAGAGGTATGAAAGTGGTGCTTGATGCCGTGCTCAATCACACCTCTGTCTCTCATCCATGGTTTGACGTGTTAGAGGAGAGTAACGGTGCTTACACCTCTGCAGACAGTCCCTACCGGGACTACTACTTCTTTAATGGTGACTCTAAACAGTATGTCGGCTGGAAAGGGATAGATACGTTACCGGTTCTTAACTTCCACAATGAGGAAGTGCGCGATCATATCTATCGCAGTGAAGATTCGGTGATCAAACATTGGTTAAAACCACCTTATAACATCGACGGCTGGCGTTTTGATGTGATTCATATGCTGGGGGAAGGCGAAGGTGCGGCCAATAACGCCCATTATGTTAGAGCGTTTCGCGAGTCGATGAAGTCGGTGAATCCTGACTCTTACATGCTGGGTGAGCACTTCTTTGAGGCGACCCAGTGGCTGCAAGGTGACCAAGAAGATGGTGCCATGAACTACTATGGTTTTGCTCATCCATTACGCGCGCTTCTCGCGAGCAAAGACATTGCGTTCGACCCTATCGAGATTGACTGCCACGAGTTTTTAAACTGGCTTCAAGAGGCGAGTGCTAAGGTGCCATGGAGCAATCAGCTATCTCAGTTAAACCAACTCGATAGTCACGACACCGAACGCTTTATCACCACGTTGGCTGGCAATGAGAATCGTCTTGCCATCGCTTTACAGCTTCTAATGACCTATGTTGGCACTCCGTGCCTGTACTACGGTGTGGAAGTAGGGCTTGAGGGGACACATGATCCCGATAATCGTCGCTGCTTCCCGTGGGAGCGAGTTGAGACAAGTTCGTGGCTACCGTACTGCAAGCAATTGATTTCGCTTCGTAGAGCTTCAAAAGCCTTGCAGCGAGGCAGTTTTGTTCCGCTTCATGTTGATGAGTTTAGCTTGGTGTTTGCACGTCAACTAGACGATGAAGTGGTGATTAGTGGCTTTAACCTAGGGGCTGACGTTGTGCAGATTTCACTGCCGGTTTGGAAACTAGGGCTTGAACGTGTCAGTTTTGAATGTGCACTGACGGGCAGCAAATCTGAATCGCTTAACGGTACTTTAGACGTCAATATCGCAGCAGAGGGCTCTCTGCTGCTGACTTGCTAA